DNA from Fusarium falciforme chromosome 7, complete sequence:
ACCTGTCACCTCACCGAACTTCCCAGATGGCCCACCTAGAGCGCTATGGGACCATGTCCTTGGCTCACTTAGGAGTCACCGATCACAATTCGTTTCGAGCAATTTCCGCGGCCCACTAGGAGTCGGAGCGGCCGGCGAGGTATCAGACAAGGACATTGAGATGTTTGAGCGTATCTTTGACGCCGCAGACGCTTTAGCTATCGAACGAGCGGCTCAGATATTCACCTCCGAGGATTTAACTCCGGTCCTTGCTGAGTTCGGCAAGGCAAAGTCTGgagagctgctgctgatTCATGGAGGTGCCGACGGTGGAGTACCCCTGGCCGTGAGCGCTCATCGGATCCAGAAACTCATCCCGGATGCAACATTGACTGTCTATGAAGATGGGGGACATGGTGAGTATCTTGGCTCTGCTTTGAAGGGATAGTTCAATTGCTCACACACCCAGTGCTTGTGCTGTCGCACGCTGAAAGGCTGCTGAAAGATATACTAGCCTTCGTCAGCAAACAAGCGCAATAGGTCTACATCCCGTCACACCTATAATCAACATTCTAGGCCATATATCGTGCTACAGTCCTGTTGATGATGTCTGAGTGTAGTAGCTATGACATTTTCTTCATGCGAGCTGGTAGTATGGTGTTCAGTCAAAGAAGGGCAAAGAGATCACACAGCGGAAGTGGATTATTTCCAATATGAAGAGTTTAGATTAAGGAAACAGCCATTGAAAAACACGTTCTCTAGCTCCTTATCGCTATGCTTTGGCTTAGTCGAGTATCACAATCACCAAGTGATTCCATCAGCCTTGTTGAAAGTATCACGACGCTCTACGCTCTCGACGAACCGACAGCAGGTCGGCAGAAGTGGGACCGGTCCTCGGCGTACATCCCAGCATACCGGAGGGGTAAAACATCCACTACAGGACCACCTGGTCGGCAAATATCGCCATTCTCGACTTGATTAGGTGAGGCCATGTGCTGATGAGTGAGTTTTCTGCCACTGAAGCTAATGCTCTCTTTTGGCGACCCATGAGGAACATGAAGCGAGTCCGGCCTGTCTCTCCGTTGCCCCATGTTGTGGGACCGGCCACTTCTTTAGTCACTGATTGGTCAGGGATGTCGATGCTTCTTTGCATTACCCTTGGGTAGCACAATCGGGATACTGTACCTTGGTTGGTTGCATGTGGATTCTCATCCTAGCCGAGACCACTGCCAAGGGAGCATCGAGGGGCCATTATGGCTGCGCAGACATGCAAATTTATGCCCGCAAATGGTCTAGTTGGATCGCCGCCCGATCGAATCATTGATGCGGATTGCTCATGTTTGACCCCAGGGGCTTACTCAACGAACCAGCCGGTGGGGGGTTTTCTTTGTGGAGGTGGTTGCCTTCACAATATCGGCCAGGGGTAGTAGACGACAGCTATATCACATTCATTTCACTTGTTCATACGCCCGTCTTAGACCTAGCATCTTACAATTGATACTATCCGCCTTTTCGCTTTAGACTTGTGTGTATCATGGCACCCACATGTATGTCTCCGTAACCCAGCCGGCCCTCTTGTTTCAGTGCCAACACTAAGCTCTTGGTTCATAGCGCTCAAGCAGCAGATAAAAGACCGACTGTGTCTCACGGCTGGCTTACCTTCTGCTCAGCCGACCTTATCCGCCTGGCAGGAACCACCTGCCCCAATCGCCACCATCCAATCCGAGACGCTTCCTCCAGTAACGgacatcgccatcatcggctcCGGCATCACCGGTACCAGCGTTGCCCACACTTTGCTCAACCATCGACAAGCTTCCAACTTTCGAGTGACCATCCTAGAGGCTCGCAATGCTTGCAGCGGGGCTACGGGCCGAAATGGCggccatctcatctcggACACTTGCGGCCATTTCGAGCACCTAGTTGCTTCTTTGGGCACTGAAGAAGCCGTCAAAATTCTACGATTTTCCGAGGCCAACATTAAAGAGCTCAAGGCTTTGGTTGATCAGCTGAGTGAGCCAGAAAAGGGAAGCTGTGGAATTCCGCGAAGTCATCTCCAGCAGTACCATCACCGACAAGCCGATCGTGGACAGCCTCAGACGTTCTCTGAGCCTATTGCAAGAGGCAGTAAATAAGACAACACTTGCGTATAGGATTgtggaagatggagagaCCATCCGTGTAAGTGATCTGGCTGGAAATATGCCTGGCAGTGGAAATAGAAACTAATACAATCTGTACCCAGAGTAAATACAAGTACCGCGACGGGCTTGCTGTTTTCGAGCAAGAGGGAGCTGGTGCTCTATGGCCCTACCGGCTCATCACAATTCTCCAGAAACATCTACTGGATACTCATGCGGGTCGCTTCAGCCTGGAGACTAACACTCCCGTTGTTTCGATATCACATGACGAGAATGTATCTCAAAATGAGCCTGGGTATGTGCTACAGACGCCAAGAGGCACCATTCAAGCACGCAAGCTCATCCATTGCACCAACGGATATTCTTCGCACTTGTTGCCGAGCCTGACGGGAAGCCTTTATCCCCTTAGAGGAACGGTTTCGGTCCAAGACCCCGGACAATCGTTCCCCAAACTCGGTGATAAATATTCGTGGACCAAGATTCACACTGGCGGGTACAATCTGGAAACTAGATGCCTTACCACAGGACTTTATTACGCCCAGCAAAATGCAAAGACTGGAGAGATTGtcattagaggggagagccaGGAGATTGAAAACCTCCTGACAAGCGACGACTCTCAAATCGCAGATTCAGCCCGAAACCACATTTCCTCGATCGTTCCGAAGATCTTCCTCGACGCAGATGATGCCAAGACTAAAAAGGTCTGGTCTGGAATTATGGGGTTTACTGCAGATAATCTACCCATGATCGGAAACCTGAGCCGTACAACAACAGGGCGGACAGGCAGCGACGAGTGGATTGCGGCAGGCTTCAACGGTCATGGTATGGATAAGTGTTGGCTCAGTGGGCAAGCGGCGGCAAGGATGGCGCTCGGTGAGGACGTGCCGTCTTGGTTGCCGGAATCGTTCCTCGTCAGTGAGGAGAGATTGAAGGCGTGCACAttggatgctgctgctgagggaATGATGAGCCTGTTCACTGAGGAGTCGTCGAAGTCGTAAGAGGCTTGTTGGGTGTACTAAGTAGCCCTGGCTATTACTGTTCTGTTCCTTTGTGCCATTTTCTATAATGACATGATTAACGATATATCTCTACTCTTAAAGGAATGGACGCGAAGAAGTAGTACTAGCAGCTTGACGAGCTTAGATGTTCAAGGCCACTTCAGCAACTACACCAATTCAAGAGAACAGGCCACTCTAccttatcttaataagagaCGGCGAGCTATGAAAAGCTTAGCCCCTGGAGTAGAAGTGCATACAGATTGCCCTTGAATTGCTGTCAATACCTAGCACCCGATGCTACAGATATGCAATCGTCTCTAATGGCCGAGGCAAGTGGATCAGATCAACCACCCTTCACCTCTTCCCCGCCTCGAAAGCAAGTGACGCTAGCTAATCGGATATGGAGAGATCTTGGCTCATCCTAAATGCAACCCTGACCCCGCAGAGCCGGC
Protein-coding regions in this window:
- a CDS encoding DAO domain-containing protein; the protein is MAPTSLKQQIKDRLCLTAGLPSAQPTLSAWQEPPAPIATIQSETLPPVTDIAIIGSGITGTSVAHTLLNHRQASNFRVTILEARNACSGATGRNGGHLISDTCGHFEHLVASLGTEEAVKILRFSEANIKELKALVDQLIISSSTITDKPIVDSLRRSLSLLQEAVNKTTLAYRIVEDGETIRSKYKYRDGLAVFEQEGAGALWPYRLITILQKHLLDTHAGRFSLETNTPVVSISHDENVSQNEPGYVLQTPRGTIQARKLIHCTNGYSSHLLPSLTGSLYPLRGTVSVQDPGQSFPKLGDKYSWTKIHTGGYNLETRCLTTGLYYAQQNAKTGEIVIRGESQEIENLLTSDDSQIADSARNHISSIVPKIFLDADDAKTKKVWSGIMGFTADNLPMIGNLSRTTTGRTGSDEWIAAGFNGHGMDKCWLSGQAAARMALGEDVPSWLPESFLVSEERLKACTLDAAAEGMMSLFTEESSKS